The Deltaproteobacteria bacterium genome contains a region encoding:
- a CDS encoding DNA-3-methyladenine glycosylase, translating to MEPLPRSFYDRNAVKVAPALLGCILARRVRGAYVLGRIVETEAYVGEHDLACHARAGRTARTEVMYGEPGHAYVYLIYGIHQMLNCVCGPGSDANAVLIRSVEPVPDSLPWLHSTARGPGNVCKAFGVKASHNRADLCDPQGELIVLPRRGRPRIARGPRVGVDYAGKWAAEPLRFCDADSPHVSRPAQSQK from the coding sequence GTGGAACCGCTCCCGCGCAGCTTCTACGATCGCAACGCGGTGAAGGTGGCGCCGGCGCTGCTCGGGTGCATCCTCGCCCGACGTGTGCGCGGCGCGTACGTCCTCGGGCGCATCGTGGAGACGGAGGCCTACGTCGGCGAGCACGACCTGGCCTGCCACGCCCGCGCGGGCCGCACCGCCCGGACGGAGGTGATGTACGGCGAGCCAGGCCACGCTTACGTGTACCTGATCTACGGAATCCACCAGATGCTGAACTGCGTCTGCGGGCCGGGCAGCGACGCGAATGCAGTCTTGATCCGCTCCGTCGAGCCGGTACCCGATTCGCTGCCCTGGCTCCATTCCACCGCGCGTGGGCCCGGCAACGTCTGCAAGGCGTTCGGAGTGAAGGCGTCGCACAACCGCGCCGACCTGTGCGATCCGCAGGGCGAGCTGATCGTGCTGCCCCGGCGGGGACGCCCGCGGATCGCGCGCGGGCCCCGGGTCGGCGTCGACTACGCCGGGAAATGGGCGGCGGAGCCCCTGCGCTTCTGCGACGCGGACAGCCCCCATGTCTCGAGACCTGCCCAGTCTCAGAAGTAG
- the smc gene encoding chromosome segregation protein SMC, with the protein MKIRRLEISGFKSFADRVVFSFDEGITGVVGPNGCGKSNVVDAVRWAMGEQSAKHLRGRAMEDVIFSGSESRAATGMAEVSLTFQNDGRLVPPQYAGFGEITVTRRLFRNGDSEYEINKAACRLMDITELFLGTGVGTRAYSIIEQGRIGLIVSAKPEDRRAFIEEAAGVTKYKARRKQAERKLEATDQNLLRLSDVVGEVSKRLQSLERSAKKATRFRELRAELRELELLASCRQYLAFRDTESGQARELSEAGEAENVALAHAARLEAGLSAVEDEKKVQQLADQSHAIDKQLRLSEQEMEFAKRERETIATRQAQHEEEVSLLGVRLELLGREEEGLRLEGQKLADASAEDETRQKQAEESLQSALKEIHDAQHTVEGERHEAVSVLTRLANHRTNLVNLEKRRTELGGRLQKTSAEKEQLEARAQELARQRDELAQKLAEAQAKRRELHEHKVATEADLAAGRAEQRESETQLIKLREELADRRSRLTSLLELQKNFEGYGRGVKAIMLRAEEERRRDGVYGLVADVLRVERRYERAIEAVLGERLQLVLVESHAAGLKAVDYLRKAAQGRASFVPLTEMEQLPLVPEAAALPAPEDTVRAVDVVACAPEHERVRNYLLADVFLCETLAAALALWARNPGERTFVSTDGEVVDKEGVVSGGALEGVGDGLLHKRREVQELADTVQELEARLQLATERVQQLGARVQATDTQVKRLLHEEREEELSHLRLERDVARLQEDLGRIAQRDQVLRHETEHLESAMGEVAREEQASREAVAAGEGEQSEREARLRALQADLSRARERAESVQAEVTKAKVSNAAIAERREGVGRSLQRLLDSRSEVESRREKLRTEIDQGKERDAALQAKGQVAQEELRRLLAESERLRDELGRARARYEQAQERLRGGDEEVRTAREEARAVGERRGKSELALQGTRLEINHLEQQVRERHLMELTDVAAAKKDAALQLDVTVAEEQMHSLREKIDALGEVSLTAIDEAREVGERFAFLSSQKADLEEAIAKLRSAIARIDRASKERFRETFQLVNDRFQQVFPRLFRGGKAELQLVEDPANPSAEPGVEIVAQPPGKKLASVNLLSGGEKALTAVSLIFAIFLIKPTPFCLLDEVDAPLDEANVGRYNEMVREMSRSSQFIVITHNKRTMEVADSLYGVTMEEPGISKIVSVKLSPQAATAAA; encoded by the coding sequence ATGAAAATCCGCCGTCTGGAGATCTCCGGCTTCAAGTCGTTCGCGGATCGAGTCGTCTTTTCCTTCGATGAGGGCATCACCGGAGTGGTGGGCCCGAACGGGTGCGGCAAGAGCAACGTCGTGGACGCCGTCCGCTGGGCAATGGGCGAGCAGAGCGCGAAGCACCTGCGCGGCCGCGCCATGGAGGACGTGATCTTTTCGGGGTCGGAATCGCGTGCCGCGACGGGCATGGCGGAGGTCTCGCTCACCTTCCAGAACGACGGCCGGCTGGTGCCGCCGCAATATGCGGGCTTCGGCGAGATCACCGTCACGCGCCGGCTCTTCCGCAACGGAGACAGCGAGTACGAGATCAACAAGGCCGCCTGCCGCCTGATGGACATCACCGAGCTGTTCCTCGGCACCGGCGTCGGCACGCGCGCGTACTCGATCATCGAGCAAGGCCGGATCGGCCTGATCGTCAGCGCCAAGCCGGAAGACCGCCGCGCCTTCATCGAGGAAGCGGCGGGCGTCACCAAGTACAAGGCGCGCCGCAAGCAGGCCGAGCGGAAGCTGGAGGCTACCGATCAGAACCTTCTCCGCCTCTCCGACGTGGTCGGCGAAGTCAGCAAGAGGCTGCAGTCCCTGGAGCGGTCGGCAAAGAAGGCTACGAGGTTCCGCGAGCTCCGGGCGGAGCTGCGCGAGCTGGAGCTGCTCGCCTCCTGCCGCCAGTACCTGGCGTTCCGGGACACGGAAAGCGGGCAGGCCCGGGAGCTGAGCGAGGCGGGTGAAGCCGAGAACGTCGCGCTCGCGCATGCCGCGCGCCTCGAGGCGGGCCTCTCCGCGGTCGAGGACGAGAAGAAGGTGCAACAGCTGGCCGATCAGTCCCACGCCATCGACAAGCAGCTCCGCCTCTCCGAGCAGGAGATGGAGTTCGCCAAGCGGGAGCGGGAGACCATCGCTACCCGCCAGGCGCAGCACGAGGAGGAGGTCTCGCTCCTCGGAGTGCGCCTCGAGTTGCTCGGGCGCGAAGAGGAGGGGCTGCGCCTGGAGGGGCAGAAGCTGGCCGATGCCTCCGCCGAGGACGAGACGCGCCAGAAGCAAGCCGAGGAGTCTCTGCAGTCGGCGCTCAAGGAAATCCACGACGCGCAGCACACGGTGGAAGGCGAACGGCACGAGGCGGTGAGCGTCCTCACGCGACTGGCCAATCACCGCACGAATCTCGTCAACCTGGAGAAGCGCCGCACCGAGCTCGGCGGGCGACTGCAGAAGACGTCGGCGGAGAAGGAGCAGCTGGAGGCGCGCGCGCAGGAGCTCGCGCGCCAGCGCGACGAGCTGGCGCAGAAGCTGGCGGAGGCGCAGGCGAAGCGCCGCGAGCTGCACGAGCACAAGGTCGCCACCGAGGCGGATCTCGCCGCTGGACGCGCCGAGCAGCGCGAGAGCGAGACGCAGCTCATCAAGCTCCGCGAGGAGCTGGCCGACCGGCGCAGCCGCCTCACCTCGCTGCTCGAGCTGCAGAAGAACTTCGAGGGATACGGGCGCGGCGTGAAGGCGATCATGCTGCGCGCGGAGGAGGAGCGGCGCCGGGACGGCGTCTACGGGCTCGTCGCCGACGTCCTGCGGGTGGAGCGGCGCTACGAGCGCGCCATCGAGGCGGTGTTGGGAGAGCGGCTGCAGCTCGTGCTGGTCGAGAGCCACGCCGCCGGCCTCAAGGCGGTGGACTATCTGCGCAAGGCCGCACAGGGGCGCGCTTCCTTCGTTCCGCTCACCGAGATGGAGCAGCTCCCGCTGGTTCCGGAGGCCGCCGCGTTGCCGGCGCCGGAAGATACGGTGCGCGCTGTCGACGTGGTGGCCTGCGCCCCGGAGCACGAGCGGGTGCGCAACTACCTGCTCGCGGACGTCTTCCTCTGCGAGACGCTGGCGGCGGCCCTCGCGCTGTGGGCGCGGAACCCGGGTGAGCGGACCTTCGTCTCCACCGACGGCGAGGTGGTCGACAAGGAGGGCGTCGTTTCCGGCGGCGCGCTCGAGGGCGTCGGGGATGGACTGCTGCACAAGCGGCGCGAAGTGCAGGAGCTGGCGGACACGGTGCAAGAGCTCGAGGCGCGGCTGCAACTGGCGACCGAGCGAGTGCAGCAGCTCGGTGCGCGCGTCCAGGCCACCGACACGCAGGTCAAGCGGCTGCTTCACGAGGAGCGCGAAGAGGAACTCTCCCACCTTCGCCTCGAGCGGGACGTCGCGCGGCTGCAGGAGGACCTCGGCCGCATCGCCCAACGCGACCAGGTGCTCCGGCACGAGACCGAGCACCTCGAGTCGGCGATGGGCGAGGTGGCCCGCGAGGAGCAGGCTTCGCGCGAGGCCGTCGCCGCCGGCGAGGGCGAGCAGAGCGAGCGAGAGGCGCGGCTGCGCGCGCTGCAGGCCGATCTGTCCCGGGCGCGGGAGCGCGCGGAGTCCGTCCAGGCCGAGGTGACCAAGGCCAAGGTGAGCAACGCCGCCATCGCGGAGCGGCGCGAAGGCGTGGGCCGGTCGCTGCAGCGTCTCCTCGACTCCCGCTCGGAAGTCGAGTCGCGCCGCGAGAAGCTCCGAACCGAGATCGACCAGGGCAAGGAGCGCGACGCCGCGCTGCAGGCGAAGGGACAGGTCGCGCAAGAGGAGCTGCGCCGCCTTCTCGCCGAGTCGGAGCGCCTCCGCGACGAGCTCGGGCGGGCGCGGGCCCGGTACGAGCAGGCGCAGGAGCGGCTCCGCGGCGGAGACGAGGAGGTGCGCACGGCGCGCGAGGAGGCGCGAGCGGTCGGCGAGCGCCGCGGCAAGTCGGAGCTGGCGCTGCAGGGTACGCGGCTCGAGATCAACCACCTCGAGCAGCAGGTCCGCGAACGGCACCTGATGGAGCTGACCGACGTCGCCGCGGCGAAGAAAGATGCCGCGCTGCAGTTGGACGTGACCGTCGCCGAAGAGCAGATGCACTCGCTGCGCGAGAAGATCGACGCGCTCGGCGAGGTGTCGCTCACCGCCATCGACGAGGCACGGGAAGTCGGCGAGCGCTTCGCCTTCCTCTCCTCCCAGAAGGCGGATCTGGAGGAGGCCATCGCCAAGCTGCGGTCGGCGATCGCGCGGATCGATCGGGCATCGAAGGAGCGCTTCCGCGAGACCTTTCAGCTCGTCAACGACCGCTTCCAGCAGGTGTTCCCCCGCCTCTTCCGCGGCGGCAAGGCGGAGCTGCAGCTCGTCGAGGATCCGGCGAACCCGTCGGCGGAGCCGGGCGTGGAGATCGTGGCGCAACCTCCGGGCAAGAAGCTCGCGTCGGTGAACCTCCTCTCCGGCGGAGAGAAGGCCTTGACCGCGGTCTCGCTCATCTTCGCCATCTTCCTGATCAAACCGACTCCGTTCTGCCTCCTCGACGAAGTGGACGCCCCGCTCGACGAGGCGAACGTCGGCCGGTACAACGAGATGGTCCGCGAGATGAGCCGCAGCTCGCAGTTCATCGTGATCACGCACAACAAGCGCACGATGGAAGTGGCGGACTCGCTCTACGGCGTGACCATGGAGGAGCCGGGCATCTCGAAGATCGTCTCGGTCAAGCTCTCCCCACAAGCCGCTACCGCCGCCGCGTAG